Within Enoplosus armatus isolate fEnoArm2 chromosome 1, fEnoArm2.hap1, whole genome shotgun sequence, the genomic segment CTTTCAAATTtcaagtgcgcatgcgccgCCATATAGCGCATTCTCTATGGTGgaaagtgaggatgaggatCGTTCTTCCTCTAAGCTGTTACGACTTCataccaaataaataaaataaacaagcctTGCAGTGAGCTCGTGCCGTCTATCAAGTGACATATCGACGACCACGATCACTTCTGATCACTTCCTCAGTCTATCAAGGAAGCAGGAAGAGCGCACACCGTCTGTATGATGAAGCAACCAGGAAGTGTTCTAGCAATTTAATCGTTGCTCCTAGtaatgtaaatggtaaatggtaaatgatctcacttatatagcgcctttcaaccttcacggttcccaaagcgctttacagctaagtctcattcacccattctctcacacaccaatggcgaccgagctgccatgcaaggtgctggtctccatcaggagcaactcagggttcagtgtcttgctcaaggacacttcgacatgacaggggcagctggggatcgaacccccaacctaCTCTACTACTCTGTCTGTTATGAAACTACTGTGCACCACCCTAGGAAAAGCGACCGGGCTCTTAACTGTCGTAGTTGTTGTCATTGCAGCGGTTTTGAATTATTTCGACGACCCTGTTCTGGTTAAATATACCAGGTAAAGGACAGCGGAGCTTCTCTGCCAGCACATTAACGTTGATTTAGCTGCTATATAACACCAGATAACGCTAACGTTACACGTAACGTAGCTAAATGCGAATATAACTAAATGTTTTTAGCTGTTTAGCATATCTACTATCCAGACCTGTGGACCACAGCAGGACCGGTTTTTGCTATGGGCAATGTGGGCGACCGCCCAGGGCGCAATCTATGTGAGGGCGCACGAGCGccctcaaaaaaacaaaacaaaaaaaaaaaactaaactcaaaacaaaactcgCCAGTTTTCTAGACTACCGCTCATTTGTCAAGTTAGTGGAGTGGGCGCTGGGGCGCCCTCATTGTCACGTCAACTTGCTGCTGAGAGTcatacaggttgtgtgtgtccgaagaggcaagggggaggggggagggggatcaACTTGCGACTGCAGAGGTtggcaagggggaggggggcgagggATAGACTGATGCCaggccacacaacacaaactgcttccaaataaattgtatttcataattaacataGACCCATATGCCTACACGTAATTGAGTGggttatgtgaaaaatgtaaaaaaaaaaaaaatcacctacgtaaatttgtcatcatcagcatcaatcATACAGTTGCACAACAGATTTCGTATGATGATGTAATTGATGATTTTGCATCAAAGAAGGCTAGAAAAGTCAAGTTTTAGATTGCACTTCAcacctgttgttaatgttaatgccaGTTCTAAACAGGGCGAAAAACCCAGGTTGAAAAATTGTTTACTGcaggaatcttttttttatgctccatagagttgcctttttttttgctttcttcaggGATTTTTCAAGCATGTGcaatttatatactgtattttatttattgatcttgttttttctttgttctagttccgtttttgtatttaagattatatgtaataaaataatacaaataatataatatattgttgtgTTGGTGGCGGGGTTTGGGGGTAAGTCCTTTTTTTGTGGGGCCGGGGGGGGGACCGCCTCTGCTCGGTCTAAACTGTATgctcaaaaatacagaaaggaGTGGGAATCAAACCCTGAATTCAAAGGCTGGTTGAAGCCGTTTATTGACGATGATACACGGGCATACTGTCTGTATTGTAAAGCTGATTTCTACTCCGAActttgtgatataaaaaaacacGACAACTCAAAAACATACTCAAAAGGCAAAGCCTTATAACAGTTCCACccagagaatcagaatcagaaactgtttattgccaagtaacatacattgaaaggaatttgctgtggtctgaaggtgctattgtttagataacaaataagtagaatataaaagctaaaataagaataagaatgaaaataaaaattaaaaataagataagataaataacaacagtgcagttaccagaataaagtaaagtgtccagataaagtgtccagtagggggtgggtgcgttaatgtaacgcagtggggacaggggtgatgtacgttaatataacgtatagcttgtgtttgtgttctggggcggggggggggggggggtggtcagtgagagtttttcaggttgactgcagaggggaagaaactgtttttgtggtgggaggttttggtcctgatggaccgcagcctcctgccagaggggagggggtcaaacagatggtgtccggggtgggaggggtcggcagcgatcttccctgctctcctcagggtcctggaggagtacaggtcctgaagagatggaaggttgcagccgatcaccctctctgcagagcggatgatacgctgcagtctgcgtctgtccttggtggaggcagcagcgtaccagacggtgatggaggaggtgaggatggactctatgatggcagtgtagaagtgaaccagcattgtttgtggcaggttaaacttcctcagctgcctcaggaagtacatcctctgttgggctttcttgatgagggggctgatgttcagctcccaccggaggtcctggctgatgatggagcccaggaaacggaaggactccacagtgtccactggagagtcacacagggtgatggctGCCAttaatgagttaaaaaaaagtgactctGCAAAAAAGGCTGGAGCCACCATGGCATTAGCTATTGCCGAACACTGTTCCATGCTGGCATGTGATCACATTGGGGAAGCATGTAAAGCTGCTTTCTCAGACTCCACTGCTGCTACTCACTTCAAAATGCACAGGACAAAGTGCACGGAAATGATTACTGGTGTTCTAGCACCATACTTTCTAAAGTTGTTTCAGCCTCCTCCTCGATGAGTTGTAAGTGTTTCTAAGTCCCTGGGGGTTGTGATAAGGTACTTTagtgacaccaaacacacaattgTCTCAACATTTCTGGGGCTTGTTGAGTTGGAGGGAGGAGATGCCAGATCTATAGCTCGAGCTGTTGTGGCTTTCCTGGAGAAGTGTTgtctgaaaaaagagaaactcctGGGGATAGGGACCGACAATGCCTCCGTTATGACGGGGATTAACAATGGGGTCCATAAAGTGCTGAAGGAGGAGTATGGCCTCAAAGATCTGGTTGATCCATCCTGTATGTCCGATATGCTCTGAAGTTGTCTGGTGAGGCTTGCTATGAGCACAAGCTGCCTGAtaatgttttgcagcattttggcACATCAGCTGCTTACTCATTTAAGTCAGCTCCCTCAGTTGCTGAACCTgagatttgttttggtgtgcattttttatttatcctaGATATATGGGATTAGTAGGACCTAATTAGTATAATAACTaaactttgtctttgtacaGGAAGTAGTTTTTCAGAAAAAGTATGGCCTCATATGAGGACAGTcgatttatttttgcatttaaaaacgatacaaaataatgtcaatTACTTTCCCTGAACAGCCTTTTGTCTTTAACCTTCTCTAACAAGCCTCCTCTAACAAGCTCCTCTCCCAAAagcagtctgtctgcctgtccagAACAGCCCTACTTGCCTTTGTGAAATGCTGCAAAGCAGTTGCGTTCACTTTGCAAGCAAAGGAACACATTGCATTTCATGCACCGCACACGGGATTTCCCAGGGCAGCCTTGTCCTCGGCAACGCATTGGATTTTTCAGGTCGGCCATCTCCGGGAGGTGAGCAGCAGAATATGTGCGGACAGAGACATGTGGGACTGGGGTGATCCGAGATCTTTTGCCTGGTTGTGGAAGGTGTgcattctcttcctctgcatgtgCGACATGAGCATCTTCATCAAGAACGTCACACTTATTGAGGAATACCTGAGCCACTACCATGCGAAACTCAAGAAACTTCATGATAGCCTTTCTTGGAGTACCATTTTTCTGGTTATCTTGGCGatacagcagccagctgttgcCAAGAGCAAGATCCGTGAAGTGCATCAGCATGCGAATTGTCCACTTCTTGGTGCGGACACTCATTCTGTAGTAGCTTATCATTCTGTCTGACATGTGTTAGACATGCGTTATTGATGGCACAATCAATAACGTAAAATAGTCCCAATGTCCTCAAACGAGGACTTCATGTTTAGCGACGTAGCAGTTTGCTACTACTGCTAAAATTTGTAAAATTTGCATGCCATATGAAACTACAGACGTTATTGTGCAAAGATACACTAGTTTCAaccatgaaatatgatttgGATTTTTACCTTGCCCATTTTTCTATCGGGAGTTGCTGTAGAAAGTTCTTGTTGGTATTCCTGCCATCTTGCTTTCACTGAAATGGGTGTATGTCGTTATGTCACAACTAGATGATGCGGGCAGCGTCTCTAAATGAGGCCAGTGGGTCgaagttttcaaaaatgaaGTATCATGGTGTAGaaagccaaaaatgtaatgtctaCATATGAGGACACAGGGTCTCAGGAGGATAGAAAGCCTTGACCAAAATGAAGATGAACTACTCTTTCTGTGAGCCagcacagcgtgtgtgtgtgtggaggggggtctgaaaaaagcaaacaatgaaCCTGAATTAGGGCCAGACTAGTTAccatcattttctcacattgcCATTGACAGTTTTTTGGAGCATAAGGTtagaaactaaaccaaacttaagaaaactaaattaaaaaaaacagaaacctggATACAGGAGGAGGGTTGGACGTAGAGCAATTCCACCCCACATAACAgtcttttgattaaatttgatatTCTAACATTTAATACAGGAAAAATTAATTTATGTAACGTGGGTCTAGACACAGCATTTAAGTCATGAAGTTACTTTGAGAAGTGATGGCCTATTTCAacggcaaaataaaaaaaaacaaaccaagaatCAACAGAAGGAAGTTCATTTGTAGTTCTAAACATCTTTAGGGTgttttttactcactttttggACGTTATTCTTCTCTCCTACAGCGTCCATTACAATGACATGCAAATAGCCAATTATGCAAATTAGGCGTCATTCAGCGACTTTTAGGACAGCCAATAGCTACTTTCCTTCAAAGTAAGGGgggagaaacaaatataatacaagggttaaagaggacctattatacttttccatattttctgtcatgtacTTTAGTAATAAAacaagtgcgcatgcgccgaccgtgcatgcagcctgttacagttagcgcaatacatgtgtgtgtgtgtatatataaatatgtgtgtgtgtatatgtgtatatatatatatattagggGTGGGACTTTAATGCGTTAATtacgattaattaattaaaaaaaaaaaaaacgcgtTAAAAAAATTAACGCATTTAATTGCAGTTTGCATTCCAAACAACGCGGAACGTTTGTCACTGCACGATTTCCTGGTACACCGATTACACTGGTGCACACAGCTGAGCTCGGCTAACGGCTACCAAAATGGAGGAATCTGACGAAAGCTCTTTGCTAGGACTGATGGAAGgaaaatttaatttcaaaaaaTTATCCGATGGAAGTATTGACAAAAGTGTGGTTTTATGCAAATTGTGCAAAAAAGAGTTTGCATACCACCGAAGCACGTCAACCCTACGGTATCACCTTTATGCAAAGCATGTTGCAGCGAGCACAGAGCCAGGCACTAGCAGTCCCGGTCCGAGTACGAACAAGCGGTGTCGGCAGCCCAAACTCGATGAAATGTCTGGCTTCAGGACCAAAATGAGTAAGACAACATCGGACAGACTCACAAGTTCACTCGCAAAATGGATTGCGCTGGACTGCAGACCGCTATTAGTGGTGGAAGATAAGGGGTTAGAAAATGTGCTACAGATAGCGACATGTGATCCAACTTTTCAACTGCCGTGCAGAAAGACTATTTCCGGCAAAATTCAACAGCTTTATGACACTGAAAAGCAAGCAAAGTTGGATGCATTGCAGAAAGCTGAATTTGTGGCTCTGACTGGGGATCATTGGACCTCCGTTAGTAATTCTAATTACGTCGGTGTCACTGCACACCTTGCTGATGTCACAGAAGGAACATGGCATCTACAGTCTTTTGCCCTGACTGTGCAAAAGACAAACACCAGACACTATGCTGAAAACTGCGCTGagcagtttctctctgtggcAGAGGAATGGGGAATTCAACAAAAGGTCACCACAATTGGGACAGACAGTGCACGAACCATGATGGCTACAGCAAGACGTCTCCCATTCCAACACATGCCTTGTGTTGCTCACATCGTGCAAAGAACCATCACTGTTAGCCTTGCTGATAGTGGGTTTAGTGATGCTTTAGCAAAATGTCGCAAGATAGTGGGTCACTTTAAACACAGCCCTGCTAATACAGATGAACTACACCAGGAGCAAACTAGACTGGGACAAGAAAAAGAGTCACTCATTCAGGATGTTTCCACAAGGTGGAATTCAACGCTGGATATGATTTCTCGTCTACTAAAGAATCAAGAGgctgtttttgctgctttagccaaacagaagcacaaactAGTCATATTGACTCCATCAGAGCTGGTAAAACTCCAAAAGCTGGCGACTGTCCTTGGGCCatgcaggtaaataaaactattttttaataggatttattgttactgtttatttaaaaagctcTATAGTTGAAATTTATTTTGTAGATTAATAATTACTTTCCTGAACTGTCTCCTGCAGATTTGTGACAGAGCTCCTTGGAGGAGAGACATATGTCTCATGTTCAGTGGTTTTACCTGCTCTCTGCCACCTGTGCCACACGATGGAGGTCTCCGATGATGACTCAGCCTACATGGTGAAATTCAAGACTGCGTTCAAAAAGGACTTATCCCAACGTAAAGCTACACTCAACCATGAATGGCTCAAAATGGCTACTGTGCTCGACCCACGCTTTAAGGATTTAAAGTGTCTTGCAAGGGGAGAGCGGGCAGAGGTTTGGACCAGCCTTgaggctctgctgcaggaacagCGTCAAGGTACCACCACACAGGAGccagcaaagaaaaagagcctCTTTCTCTCGCCATTGTCTTCAGAGTCTGATTCAGATGAGGAAGCCCTGTGTAACAGGGCCCTGAGTTTGTACAGAGCAGAATCCACCATCAGTGAGACAGACTGCCCATTGCAGTGGTGGTCCAGTCGAGCAGGGACCCACCCACAGCTGTCTGTCCTAGCCCACAAGTATCTGACTAGCCCTGCCAGTTCTGTCCCATGTGAGAGGCTGTTCTCACTTGCAGGTCACATAGTAACAAAAAAGAGAGCTGCCTTGAGCTCTGAAAATGTGAACAGGCTAGTTTGTCTAAGCAACTGGCTGAAACAGAGGGAGGCGAAATAGGCATGGAGGTATTGGGAGGCCAATGggtttgttattttttgcaCTAAAATGTCAATTGCACTGTTATAGCGCAACTGCACTGTTATAGCCTAATGTACAAAATAAGTTGTGCTCAGGGTATTTGGAGTTTAAAGGAGATTTAAGCCTGTCAAATGACCATTTATATTTCTGGTTGTTTTaccagaagaagagagaagtaGAGATTGCACTTTATGttgaattgtttgttgttgtttttttgttttttaccattTAAAGGCAAAACTGTTCTGAAAAAGTACTAAAGTACTTAAAATGGCACTTTAACTTTGGGTCAATTAAATTTTGGCCAgagatattttctttctctgatttgaattgaaatgcaattcaatttattttttcagacattAAAAGAGCTTGGGTTTACAGTATTCAagtctgtgtcttttatttgattcagtgttctactaaaatccatttaaattaaaaaatgttgcttttgggGGCAAATATTGTTATGCGATTAATCgagattaattaattacaaagCCTCtaattaattagattttttttttaatcgagTCCCACccctaatatatatatatatacacttctcacaataagttagggatattgttatttacatgaGTGCTTGTCCTATTTggtctgaattttaatgaaataagtaaaagttccctttgatattactaataatgaatgagaagaaacaccattttcattagtttgatatttattaccccaaaaatttagacaataacaaggatagccccaaataacaaaaattgaCAATGTCAGTAGCGGGTGTTTCCACCATTTGCCGCAATGACAGCTTGACAGCGACGTCTCATGCTCCTCACTAGCCTCATGATGTTGTTCTGAGGCAATGCGTTCCACTCTTCCACAAGTGCTACACGCAGTTCTGCCAGGTCACGTGGGGGTGGGGTACGATCATCCAGTCTCTGCTTCAGCTGGTCCCAGACGTGCTCTatggggttcaggtcagggGACATCGCCGGCCATACCATATGAGGCACTCCGACTTCCTGAAGTCCAGCTGTGACAATTCTGGCACGATGTGGTGGAGCATTATCATCCATGAACAGAAAGTTGGGGGTGTGCTGGTGGAATTGGGGGATGATGATGGGTTCTATGATGTCTCTGAGGTAAGAACGTGCAGTGACTGAGCCATCTACAATAACCAAATCTGTTTTGCGCTGACTGGTGATGCCTGCCCAGACtgttgcacctcctccaccaaagcGAACCCTGGGGACCATGTTGACCTCGGCGTATCGCTCACCTCGCCTTCTCCAGCAACGCTGACGaccatcatttctgtgcaagGTGACCCGACACTCATCAGTGAACAGGACGGTAGACCACTGCTGCGTTGTCCAGGTCACATGGTCTTGTGCCCACTGCAAACGTTCACGGCGGTGTCTTGGTGTCAGTGGAGTCACCTGCAACGCTCGTCTGGCATTCAAGCCAAAGCGGTGGAGTCGGTTGCGAATGGTTTGTCTGGAAACCCTAGTACCCCTCACATCTCGTAAAcgggcctgcagctgtgtggcagtTACATAACGATGTCTGAGTGCATAGGTCCTTAGGTACTGGTCATCGTTGCGGTCTGTCACTCGTGGGGCTCCACTCCTGGGTCTGTCGCGAACTCTGCCAGtagttctgtgtcttgatgcaAGTCTGCTGATGACACTTTGAGACACACCAAGTTCACGAGCAACATCTGACGGCCTGCCACCGACCCGAAGGCGCGCTATGGCCAGGTGGCGCTGCTCGAAAATGAGGCGTGTCTATCACCCCAATACAATTGCCTCCCTATCCCAAAAatctctgaagtgaaacaaacactgtatgtaTGACATCCACTGAGTCTCtcacaatatcc encodes:
- the LOC139285114 gene encoding E3 SUMO-protein ligase ZBED1-like is translated as MSGFRTKMSKTTSDRLTSSLAKWIALDCRPLLVVEDKGLENVLQIATCDPTFQLPCRKTISGKIQQLYDTEKQAKLDALQKAEFVALTGDHWTSVSNSNYVGVTAHLADVTEGTWHLQSFALTVQKTNTRHYAENCAEQFLSVAEEWGIQQKVTTIGTDSARTMMATARRLPFQHMPCVAHIVQRTITVSLADSGFSDALAKCRKIVGHFKHSPANTDELHQEQTRLGQEKESLIQDVSTRWNSTLDMISRLLKNQEAVFAALAKQKHKLVILTPSELVKLQKLATVLGPCRFVTELLGGETYVSCSVVLPALCHLCHTMEVSDDDSAYMVKFKTAFKKDLSQRKATLNHEWLKMATVLDPRFKDLKCLARGERAEVWTSLEALLQEQRQGTTTQEPAKKKSLFLSPLSSESDSDEEALCNRALSLYRAESTISETDCPLQWWSSRAGTHPQLSVLAHKYLTSPASSVPCERLFSLAGHIVTKKRAALSSENVNRLVCLSNWLKQREAK